From the Leifsonia sp. AG29 genome, one window contains:
- a CDS encoding MalY/PatB family protein, whose protein sequence is MSFGPARPLEQLFATRSSIKWRRYPADVLPVFVAEMDFDVDPAILDRVGETLRNSDTGYLDSAGPLAPAFARFARDSWGWEVVPERVHLATDVTVGVVEALRLAIPEVAGRVVLTPPVYPPFFEMVEEADAVAVTVPLIEESGWALDLAGIERAFADGADALLLCNPQNPTGRCHSRGALEALAALAARYGVFVVSDEVHAPLAHPGAVFTPFAPVAAAAGARSVTVTSASKAWNLAGLKCAVIVAADDWSARLLTRLPEELAARTSILGLHANVAALSCVKWRDSLLDLLVDNVRLLEAELAVHAPEVRVVQPDAGYLVWLDFRATGLGDDPARVLIDEGRVALNSGVPFGEPGRGFARINLACNPETVVEAVRRIAATVAAARGRVLLAG, encoded by the coding sequence ATGAGCTTCGGACCGGCCCGACCCCTGGAGCAGCTGTTCGCGACCAGGTCGAGCATCAAGTGGCGCCGCTACCCGGCTGACGTGCTGCCGGTCTTCGTCGCGGAGATGGACTTCGACGTCGACCCGGCGATCCTCGACCGCGTGGGGGAGACCCTCCGGAACTCGGACACCGGCTACCTCGACTCGGCTGGGCCGCTGGCGCCGGCGTTCGCACGGTTCGCGCGCGACTCGTGGGGGTGGGAGGTCGTCCCGGAACGGGTGCACCTCGCCACCGACGTCACCGTCGGGGTGGTGGAGGCGCTGCGCCTCGCGATCCCGGAGGTCGCCGGGCGGGTCGTGCTCACGCCTCCCGTGTACCCGCCGTTCTTCGAGATGGTGGAGGAGGCCGACGCGGTCGCGGTCACGGTTCCGCTCATCGAGGAGTCGGGGTGGGCGCTCGACCTCGCGGGGATCGAGCGGGCGTTCGCCGACGGAGCCGATGCGCTCCTCCTGTGCAACCCGCAGAATCCGACCGGGCGATGTCACAGCCGCGGCGCTCTGGAGGCGCTCGCGGCGCTCGCCGCCCGGTACGGCGTGTTCGTCGTCAGCGACGAGGTGCACGCGCCGCTGGCCCACCCGGGTGCGGTGTTCACGCCGTTCGCTCCCGTGGCTGCGGCGGCGGGTGCGCGCTCGGTCACGGTGACGTCGGCAAGTAAGGCCTGGAACCTGGCCGGGCTGAAGTGCGCGGTGATCGTTGCGGCTGACGACTGGTCGGCGCGGCTGCTCACGCGCCTCCCTGAGGAACTCGCGGCGCGCACGAGCATTCTGGGGCTGCACGCGAACGTGGCGGCGCTGTCGTGCGTGAAGTGGAGGGACTCCCTCCTCGACCTGCTTGTGGACAACGTTCGGCTGCTGGAGGCGGAGCTCGCGGTGCATGCGCCCGAGGTGCGTGTCGTGCAGCCCGACGCGGGGTACCTCGTGTGGCTGGACTTCCGCGCCACGGGCCTCGGGGACGACCCGGCGCGGGTGCTCATCGACGAGGGACGCGTCGCGCTCAACTCGGGCGTCCCGTTCGGGGAGCCCGGGCGCGGGTTCGCTCGCATCAACCTGGCGTGCAACCCCGAGACGGTCGTGGAGGCGGTGCGCCGCATCGCCGCGACCGTCGCCGCCGCGCGGGGCCGGGTGCTGCTCGCGGGGTGA
- a CDS encoding Ppx/GppA phosphatase family protein gives MRLGVLDVGSNTVHLLVVEASPGARPQPTATHKSVLRLMRYITPDGAISDEGCGAILDAITQALVVAEEEQIDELLPFATSAIREASNGPQLLDRIREQTGVELQVLSGTDEARLTFLAVRRWLGWSHGSILLLDIGGGSLEIASGGDEYPETAVSVPLGAGRSTIGFLHDDPPKEEQLDALRDHARSVLGEAVSRFTNRGDDEHVVGTSKTIRSLARLAGSTAEGPAGTEHSTLTRAELSDWVPRLSRIPADARTELPGITADRTFQIVAGAVVLRETMRVFDIDRLEVCPWALREGLILRYLDHLD, from the coding sequence GTGCGCCTCGGAGTCCTCGATGTCGGTTCCAACACCGTCCACCTGCTGGTCGTGGAGGCGAGTCCCGGCGCGCGTCCGCAGCCCACTGCCACCCACAAGTCGGTGCTGCGGCTGATGCGGTACATCACCCCCGACGGCGCCATCAGCGACGAAGGCTGCGGCGCCATCCTCGACGCGATCACGCAAGCACTCGTCGTCGCCGAGGAGGAACAGATCGACGAACTCCTCCCCTTCGCCACGTCCGCGATCAGGGAGGCGTCGAACGGCCCACAGCTGCTCGACCGCATCCGCGAGCAGACCGGCGTCGAGCTGCAGGTGCTCTCCGGCACGGACGAGGCACGGCTCACGTTCCTCGCCGTCCGCCGCTGGCTGGGCTGGTCGCACGGCAGCATCCTCCTGCTCGACATCGGTGGAGGCTCGCTAGAGATCGCATCGGGGGGCGACGAATATCCCGAGACGGCCGTGTCGGTCCCGCTCGGGGCCGGCCGCAGCACGATCGGCTTCCTCCACGACGACCCGCCGAAGGAGGAGCAGCTCGACGCCCTGCGCGACCACGCCCGCTCGGTCCTCGGGGAGGCGGTCTCCCGCTTCACCAACCGCGGCGACGACGAGCACGTCGTCGGCACCTCCAAGACCATCCGATCGCTGGCTCGGCTCGCCGGGTCGACGGCGGAGGGACCGGCCGGCACCGAGCACAGCACGCTCACTCGCGCGGAGCTCTCCGACTGGGTGCCACGGCTGTCCCGCATCCCGGCCGACGCACGCACCGAGCTGCCCGGCATCACGGCCGATCGCACCTTCCAGATCGTCGCCGGCGCGGTGGTGCTCCGCGAGACGATGCGGGTCTTCGACATCGACCGCCTGGAGGTCTGCCCGTGGGCGCTCCGGGAGGGGCTCATCCTCCGCTACCTCGACCACCTCGACTGA